The window AAGTAATTCTAAAAATAAAGAAAAATCAATGGAAGTTTTGGGGTTAATTAACTCTGATTCTGAATTATTGAATGGTTTAGTTTATGGTATCGAAGACAAAGCTTGGGAAAAAGTCGGTGATAATCGTGTGAAATTATTAGATGGTTATCTACCAAAAGAGCATATGTCTGCTTGGAATACTGGAAACAACAAGATTCTTTATGTCCCAGAAAGCATTACTGATGAACAAGTTGCTGAACGCGATAAAAAAATCGAAGAATCAACTGCTTCACCAATTCTAGGTTTTAACTTTAATACAAAAACAGTTAAATCTGAAATGACAAATATTGCGAATGTAATGAATCAGTATATTGATGGATTGAATACTGGAACACTTGATCCAGAAAAAGCAATTCCAGAAATGAACGAAAAATTAGAAAAAGCGGGCATGGCTAAAGTTCAAGCAGAGATGCAAAAACAATACGATGATTTCCGCAAAGAAAGCAAGGAATAATCAATCTTTGGAGGAGGACAAGCAATTGACTTGTCCTTTTCCATTTAAGTTTTTATCTACATAAAAGAAAAAGGAGGAATTTTTATGTTGGGAAAATATTTAGAAACTTTTTTTAATCGTTGCTACTTGTTTATTAAATTGAGTTTGATTTTTTGGGGATTGGCTTTAGCGGGTGGACTTATTTTTGGTATTGGCCCTGCGTTAGTGACAATTGCTAATTTATTCGGAGAGTACCGTTGGGAATTTAAGCAGATGAAAGTTTCAGTTTGCTGGGAAATTTATAAAGAAAATTTTAAACGAGGGAATCTACTTTTTTATATTTTTAGTGCAATTTCTCTCTTTTTATCTTACAATTTATATTTGTCCGTACAAATTAATGGACTAATTTTTATTATGATTGATTTTATGATTATTTTTGCTTTATTTTATACGGCTTTATCTTTTTGGTTTGCTATTTTGATTCAAAGTCAGTATGATTGTCAACTGAAGGATTTATTTAAATTAGCTGGAGCTTTGGTTTTTATGAGTTTTAAAAATTTACTTGTATTAACAATTGGTGGTATTCTTTTATTAGTAGTCACATATAAATTTCCAGGGTTGATTTTATTTGGTAGTATTGGTTTTTGGATCGTTTTTTTAACAAATGTAGCTCAATCACTATTTGAACAATTGGATCAACAACTGATTGCTGCTGAAAATTAAACAGTTTTGAAAAAGCCAACAGTGAATGTTGGATTGACGGGGGACATTCTTTTGAAGAAAAAAAATCTAATTTATTCCTTGTTGAAGATTTATTCCTTAGTCTTAATTGTGGTCATTACTTCATTTGCAATTATTATGAGTTATGTATCCCTTGAACGAAATCGTAATGAGGCGGATCAAAGTACACAGCAAACTGCTGGACGCTTAGCGACTGTTCTATCTGATAATGAAAAAAAGATTAGTCAAATGGCTGTTTCTTTAGCTGATAATCAAGAAAAGGTCACGAACTTAGTAAATTATTTTAACTTAAGTTACAGTAATTATTTAAGTTACAGTTTAAGTCAGCAGAATGTCAACAAAGATGCCAACTATATTTATTTGCCTAATCAATTGATGAATTTTTATTACTCTGATGACAAAATTGAAGCGATTACGATTGAGTTGAAAGACTATCAAGAGATACTTTATTCTAATATCAATAAGAAAATGGGTGAAAAACGTCGAGAGTTACCGGATTTT is drawn from Carnobacterium gallinarum DSM 4847 and contains these coding sequences:
- a CDS encoding YesL family protein, which translates into the protein MLGKYLETFFNRCYLFIKLSLIFWGLALAGGLIFGIGPALVTIANLFGEYRWEFKQMKVSVCWEIYKENFKRGNLLFYIFSAISLFLSYNLYLSVQINGLIFIMIDFMIIFALFYTALSFWFAILIQSQYDCQLKDLFKLAGALVFMSFKNLLVLTIGGILLLVVTYKFPGLILFGSIGFWIVFLTNVAQSLFEQLDQQLIAAEN